A single genomic interval of Deinococcus fonticola harbors:
- a CDS encoding CHAD domain-containing protein → MKANEFRPLREALERGEPQAVHETRKLSRQIGAELSLDGAPRKARRAWRDLRRAVAPLRDHDVTGEHITSALKRLKAPLPEIAQFEQAWAEKRQGLLADLHLPELPRVPERPGNFKKKARSALLKQSQRLQEDAATVLKASDSVVWHEWRKALKQYRYTHEVLAPAPKILKDTLDALGRMQDAEVVLDAVAHDWPHGHQEALIKQESGARNRARRTVQKLWPELNAHFQEVQSRQGKLGKGKPGKSKEPKPEQP, encoded by the coding sequence GTGAAAGCTAACGAATTCAGACCCCTGCGCGAAGCCCTGGAGCGCGGCGAACCGCAGGCCGTGCACGAGACCCGCAAGCTGTCCCGGCAGATCGGGGCGGAATTGAGCCTGGACGGCGCCCCCCGCAAGGCCAGGCGGGCCTGGCGTGACCTGCGCCGCGCCGTGGCTCCCCTGCGTGACCACGACGTGACCGGCGAGCACATCACCAGTGCCCTGAAGCGCCTGAAAGCCCCGTTGCCGGAAATTGCGCAGTTCGAGCAGGCCTGGGCCGAGAAACGCCAGGGCCTGCTGGCCGACCTGCACCTTCCGGAACTGCCGCGCGTGCCCGAGCGCCCCGGCAACTTCAAGAAAAAAGCCCGCAGCGCCTTGCTCAAACAGTCACAACGCCTTCAGGAGGACGCCGCCACCGTCCTGAAAGCCAGCGATTCGGTCGTCTGGCACGAGTGGCGCAAGGCCTTGAAGCAGTACCGTTACACGCACGAGGTCCTGGCGCCTGCCCCCAAAATCCTGAAGGACACGCTGGACGCCCTGGGCCGCATGCAGGACGCCGAAGTGGTGCTGGACGCGGTGGCGCACGACTGGCCACACGGTCACCAGGAGGCCCTGATCAAGCAGGAAAGCGGGGCCAGAAACCGTGCCCGCCGCACAGTGCAGAAACTCTGGCCGGAACTGAACGCGCACTTTCAGGAGGTGCAAAGCCGCCAGGGCAAACTCGGGAAAGGCAAGCCCGGAAAAAGTAAGGAACCCAAACCCGAGCAGCCCTGA
- a CDS encoding MFS transporter yields MPSALPNQPGLPLSATPGQAERARHSISLIFLLNGLLFATWAVNIPGVRDHLHLSAAQIGLALLAVGIGSLLTMPLTGHWIARWGSDRVTRLLVVLTLLSLALPFLMLDLSTLIAALALLGALNGSLDVAMNAQGVTVEKTLRRPVMSRLHAYFSLGGVVGALLGTLLVGRVAMLTHVSAVVGIGALLALWAGRALIPDLAASEASGPQETTGRLNPLVLLLGLLCALGMLSEGANYDWASLYFRDVLHLPGGPAGIGYAAFVAAMTTGRWFGDRLRTQLGDQQIVRVGSAVTAAGMALVLLVPHPVPATLGFALSGLGLSNVVPVMYGTAGHALHGKGIAQVATLGYGGFLLGPPAIGFVADAFGLRAALGIALLGAVLVALLSGAAFRMVRPTSQPG; encoded by the coding sequence ATGCCCAGCGCCTTACCCAACCAACCCGGCCTTCCTCTGAGCGCCACGCCCGGTCAGGCGGAGCGCGCCCGCCACAGCATCAGCCTGATTTTTCTGCTGAACGGTCTGCTGTTTGCCACCTGGGCAGTGAATATTCCGGGCGTGCGCGACCACCTGCACCTCAGCGCCGCGCAGATCGGTCTGGCGCTGCTGGCCGTCGGGATCGGCAGCCTGCTGACCATGCCGCTGACCGGCCACTGGATCGCCCGCTGGGGCAGTGATCGCGTCACCCGCCTGCTGGTGGTGCTGACCCTGCTGAGCCTGGCCCTGCCCTTCCTGATGCTCGACCTGTCCACCCTTATCGCTGCGCTGGCGCTGCTGGGGGCCCTGAACGGCAGCCTGGACGTTGCCATGAACGCGCAGGGCGTGACAGTCGAAAAGACCCTGCGCCGGCCCGTCATGAGTCGCCTGCACGCCTACTTCAGCCTGGGTGGGGTGGTGGGGGCGCTGCTGGGGACGCTGCTGGTGGGCCGGGTGGCCATGCTGACCCACGTGTCGGCAGTCGTGGGGATCGGCGCCCTGCTGGCGCTGTGGGCCGGCCGCGCCCTGATTCCTGACCTGGCCGCTTCGGAGGCTTCCGGGCCGCAGGAAACGACCGGGCGACTCAACCCGCTGGTGCTGCTGCTGGGCCTGCTGTGCGCCCTGGGCATGCTGTCGGAGGGGGCCAATTACGACTGGGCTTCACTGTACTTCCGTGATGTTCTGCACCTGCCCGGTGGCCCAGCGGGTATAGGTTATGCGGCGTTCGTGGCGGCCATGACCACGGGACGCTGGTTCGGGGATCGCCTGCGCACCCAGTTGGGCGACCAGCAGATCGTGCGCGTCGGCTCCGCCGTGACCGCTGCCGGGATGGCGCTGGTGCTGCTGGTGCCGCACCCTGTGCCGGCCACGCTGGGCTTCGCGCTTTCGGGACTGGGTCTCAGCAACGTGGTGCCGGTGATGTACGGTACGGCAGGTCACGCGCTGCACGGCAAGGGCATCGCGCAGGTGGCGACCCTGGGCTACGGCGGGTTTCTGCTCGGCCCGCCCGCCATCGGTTTCGTGGCGGACGCTTTCGGGTTGCGGGCGGCGCTGGGCATCGCCCTGCTGGGCGCAGTGCTGGTGGCCCTGCTCAGTGGCGCCGCTTTCCGGATGGTGCGGCCCACTTCGCAGCCCGGCTAG
- a CDS encoding LacI family DNA-binding transcriptional regulator produces the protein MTPAQPRSRGHSRPTLRDVARALQVSVATVSNAYNRPDQLSGELRDRILTAARDMGYPGPNPLARSLRRGKTGVIALVYDAPLNYAFADPAASLFLGTLAATIQTQGLNLLLLACPDSTEPVRAASVDGFIVYCSAEQSELLGTVLARALPTVLVEQRPRPGTSQVGIDDLQGAQEAARHLAELGHTHIGILPLEITKDYCPDPVTPQREAGTNSLTTARRFQGYRQGAPQAHFHILETAQNTPQEGEERARELLTRYPQITALLCMSDVLAHGALNAARSLGRRVPQDLSIIGFDDLPSSEPLNLTSVWQPTADKGRQAGEALLAQLAGDSPSTVTLPTRLVVRGTTGKTGGRS, from the coding sequence ATGACGCCCGCCCAGCCGCGTTCACGGGGCCACTCCAGGCCTACCCTGCGCGATGTGGCCCGGGCCCTCCAGGTCAGCGTCGCCACCGTCAGCAACGCCTACAACCGGCCCGACCAGCTTTCCGGCGAACTGCGCGACAGAATCCTGACGGCCGCGCGCGACATGGGCTACCCCGGCCCCAACCCGCTGGCCCGCAGCCTGCGGCGCGGCAAGACCGGTGTCATCGCCCTGGTGTACGACGCCCCGTTGAACTACGCTTTCGCCGACCCCGCCGCCTCACTGTTCCTGGGTACCCTGGCCGCCACCATCCAGACCCAGGGCCTGAACCTGCTGCTGCTGGCCTGCCCGGACAGCACCGAACCTGTGCGGGCGGCCAGTGTGGACGGCTTCATCGTGTACTGCTCCGCCGAACAGAGCGAACTGCTGGGTACGGTTCTGGCGCGCGCCCTGCCCACGGTTCTGGTAGAGCAGCGCCCACGTCCCGGTACCTCGCAGGTGGGCATCGACGACCTGCAAGGGGCCCAGGAGGCTGCCCGGCACCTGGCCGAACTGGGTCACACCCACATCGGGATTCTGCCGCTGGAAATCACCAAGGACTACTGCCCGGATCCCGTCACGCCGCAGCGCGAGGCCGGCACCAACTCCCTGACCACCGCGCGCCGCTTCCAGGGATACCGCCAGGGTGCGCCACAGGCCCACTTCCATATTCTGGAAACCGCGCAGAACACCCCCCAGGAAGGCGAGGAACGCGCCCGCGAACTCCTGACGCGCTACCCCCAGATTACCGCCCTGCTGTGCATGAGTGACGTCCTGGCCCACGGCGCGCTGAACGCCGCCCGCAGCCTGGGCCGCCGGGTTCCGCAAGACCTGAGCATCATCGGGTTCGACGACCTGCCCAGCAGCGAACCGCTGAACCTCACCAGCGTCTGGCAGCCCACCGCCGACAAGGGCCGCCAGGCCGGCGAGGCGCTGCTGGCGCAGCTGGCCGGTGACTCCCCCAGCACGGTGACCCTGCCCACGCGCCTGGTGGTGCGTGGAACCACCGGGAAAACAGGCGGCAGGTCATAA